From a single Solanum dulcamara chromosome 4, daSolDulc1.2, whole genome shotgun sequence genomic region:
- the LOC129885166 gene encoding deoxypodophyllotoxin synthase-like, whose translation MASTKVKVPTIEFCNHEELKPNTPLWESTKIQVFEAFQKFGCFEAIYNKVPNEIIEAMFDTSKEIFEFPLVSKLKEYREKPYHIYEGQIPRVPFYDSVGTVDFLLPNSVETLANTIWPHGNPNYCNVAKSYYKPLMELDEMVKRMIWESLGLKNYIDEFLEPNFYLLRFTNYKAIKGEDGIKPGLGPHTDGGSITIIKQNQIGLQVLNNKNGEWIELNNTSPNSYVVLSADSFMAWTNDRLQSAMHRVEMHEDKDRFSIQLFSAPRPDYLIEVPKELVDEEHPLLYKSFKMVEYYEYIMSGAKNGYGLKNYYGL comes from the exons ATGGCATCTACTAAAGTTAAAGTTCCCACCATAGAATTTTGCAATCATGAAGAGCTAAAGCCAAACACACCACTATGGGAATCCACAAAAATTCAAGTTTTTGAAGCCTTTCAAAAATTTGGTTGTTTTGAAGCAATATATAATAAAGTTCCAAATGAAATTATAGAGGCCATGTTTGATACGTCAAAAGAAATTTTTGAATTTCCATTGGTGTCAAAATTGAAAGAATATAGAGAGAAACCTTATCATATTTATGAAGGACAAATTCCACGTGTACCATTTTATGATAGTGTTGGCACTGTTGATTTTCTCCTCCCTAATAGTGTTGAAACTTTAGCTAATACCATATGGCCTCATGGAAACCCTAACTATTG CAATGTGGCGAAATCCTACTACAAGCCACTTATGGAATTGGATGAAATGGTGAAAAGGATGATTTGGGAGAGTCTTGGACTAAAAAATTACATTGATGAATttttggagcctaatttttaCTTGCTGAGATTTACAAATTataaggcaattaaaggtgAAGATGGAATTAAACCAGGATTAGGTCCCCACACAGATGGTGGTAGCATCACTATAATTAAACAAAATCAAATTGGATTGCAAGTTCTCAACAACAAAAATGGAGAGTGGATTGAGCTCAATAATACTTCACCAAATTCCTATGTTGTTTTATCAGCAGATTCTTTCATG GCATGGACAAATGATAGATTACAATCTGCTATGCATAGGGTAGAGATGCACGAAGACAAAGATAGATTCTCTATTCAATTATTTTCAGCACCAAGGCCAGATTATCTTATAGAGGTCCCAAAAGAATTGGTGGATGAAGAACACCCTTTACTCTACAAGTCTTTTAAAATGGTTGaatattatgaatatattatgtCAGGTGCTAAAAATGGATATGGTCTCAAGAATTATTATGGTCTTTAA